From a single Lolium rigidum isolate FL_2022 chromosome 7, APGP_CSIRO_Lrig_0.1, whole genome shotgun sequence genomic region:
- the LOC124678222 gene encoding DNA topoisomerase 2-like isoform X1, with product MLETYEKLLKQVDNRARFLAGVLSGDIQCINRNKNELRREFIEKGFDPLPEEGQPVVIRPTGVKEDASDYDYLTKMSVSSLTEEYLEHLLVLKKRLEIKVGLLRKAAAEYLKSEKEPRLLGTNYRKAPSDRDGMAAKDSQVFEAAPRRQCKRTAADSLEESAMLMDGDENEALELKDQSQEHTGKHKYNAAIVKVQIFNGQITCAYIETEWSQKQERKKQRKGPKRQRKESSETGTPIHCCPALDLRGHEKSGDGFLVEEIKRISSGLDEIEITHCRSKYGSSRVG from the exons ATGCTAGAAACTTATGAAAAACTGCTAAAGCAAGTGGATAACAGAGCTAGGTTCCTTGCCGGTGTTCTCAGTGGTGACATCCAATGCATCAACAGGAACAAAAACGAGCTACGACGAGAGTTCATTGAAAAGGGATTTGATCCCCTCCCAGAGGAGGGGCAACCCGTTGTCATACGACCAACAGGAGTCAAGGAAGATGCCAGTGATTATGACTATCTCACCAAAATGTCAGTTTCTAGCTTAACCGAGGAGTACCTGGAGCATCTTCTGGTACTAAAGAAGAGACTTGAAATAAAAGTTGGACTCCTACGGAAAGCTGCAGCAGAATATCTGAAATCTGAAAAGGAACCAAGG TTGCTTGGCACAAATTACAGAAAAGCTCCATCAGATAGAGATGGCATGGCTGCCAAGGACAGTCAGGTATTTGAAGCAGCTCCCAGGAGGCAGTGTAAAAGGACTGCAGCCGATTCTCTTGAG GAAAGTGCAATGCTGATGGATGGTGATGAGAATGAGGCTCTCGAACTTAAAGATCAGTCCCAAGAACATACAGGTAAGCACAAGTATAATGCTGCCATTGTCAAAGTACAAATCTTTAATGGGCAAATTACTTGTGCATACATAGAAACTGAATGGTCACAAAAGcaagaaagaaagaaacagaGGAAAGGACCAAAGAGGCAGAGAAAGGAATCAAGTGAAACAGGCACACCAATACATTGCTGCCCTGCACTGGATCTTCGGGGCCACGAAAAATCAGGGGACGGCTTCCTCGTGGAAGAAATTAAGAGAATATCAAGTGGTTTAGATGAGATTGAGATTACCCACTGTAGATCAAAGTATGGTAGCTCACGAGTTGGCTAA
- the LOC124678222 gene encoding DNA topoisomerase 2-like isoform X2, which translates to MLETYEKLLKQVDNRARFLAGVLSGDIQCINRNKNELRREFIEKGFDPLPEEGQPVVIRPTGVKEDASDYDYLTKMSVSSLTEEYLEHLLVLKKRLEIKVGLLRKAAAEYLKSEKEPRLLGTNYRKAPSDRDGMAAKDSQVFEAAPRRQCKRTAADSLEESAMLMDGDENEALELKDQSQEHTETEWSQKQERKKQRKGPKRQRKESSETGTPIHCCPALDLRGHEKSGDGFLVEEIKRISSGLDEIEITHCRSKYGSSRVG; encoded by the exons ATGCTAGAAACTTATGAAAAACTGCTAAAGCAAGTGGATAACAGAGCTAGGTTCCTTGCCGGTGTTCTCAGTGGTGACATCCAATGCATCAACAGGAACAAAAACGAGCTACGACGAGAGTTCATTGAAAAGGGATTTGATCCCCTCCCAGAGGAGGGGCAACCCGTTGTCATACGACCAACAGGAGTCAAGGAAGATGCCAGTGATTATGACTATCTCACCAAAATGTCAGTTTCTAGCTTAACCGAGGAGTACCTGGAGCATCTTCTGGTACTAAAGAAGAGACTTGAAATAAAAGTTGGACTCCTACGGAAAGCTGCAGCAGAATATCTGAAATCTGAAAAGGAACCAAGG TTGCTTGGCACAAATTACAGAAAAGCTCCATCAGATAGAGATGGCATGGCTGCCAAGGACAGTCAGGTATTTGAAGCAGCTCCCAGGAGGCAGTGTAAAAGGACTGCAGCCGATTCTCTTGAG GAAAGTGCAATGCTGATGGATGGTGATGAGAATGAGGCTCTCGAACTTAAAGATCAGTCCCAAGAACATACAG AAACTGAATGGTCACAAAAGcaagaaagaaagaaacagaGGAAAGGACCAAAGAGGCAGAGAAAGGAATCAAGTGAAACAGGCACACCAATACATTGCTGCCCTGCACTGGATCTTCGGGGCCACGAAAAATCAGGGGACGGCTTCCTCGTGGAAGAAATTAAGAGAATATCAAGTGGTTTAGATGAGATTGAGATTACCCACTGTAGATCAAAGTATGGTAGCTCACGAGTTGGCTAA